A region from the Agrobacterium cucumeris genome encodes:
- a CDS encoding VOC family protein, which yields MRMIFVNLPVKNIETSRNFFTALGFSFNPEYSDDRTLCMIVEENIFVMLLQEERFRDFINGDIADAKSSTEVLTCLSAGSREEIDRMIATALASGGSGWKPVQDHGFMYAGSFQDPDGHVWELVHMTAQG from the coding sequence ATGCGCATGATCTTCGTCAATCTGCCCGTCAAGAATATCGAGACATCCAGAAACTTCTTCACGGCGCTGGGTTTCAGCTTCAATCCAGAATATTCTGACGATCGAACGCTCTGCATGATCGTGGAGGAGAACATCTTCGTGATGCTGCTCCAGGAAGAGCGTTTTCGCGATTTCATCAATGGCGATATTGCCGATGCGAAGAGTAGCACCGAAGTGCTGACCTGCCTGTCCGCCGGAAGCCGCGAGGAAATCGACCGGATGATTGCAACCGCGCTTGCCTCCGGTGGCAGTGGCTGGAAACCCGTTCAGGATCACGGCTTCATGTATGCCGGCAGTTTTCAGGATCCTGATGGTCACGTCTGGGAACTGGTGCATATGACGGCGCAGGGCTGA